In Arthrobacter alpinus, a single window of DNA contains:
- the rpsA gene encoding 30S ribosomal protein S1, with protein sequence MTITTPEKTSTTPVVAINDIGTAEEFLAAVDATIKYFNDGDLVEGIVVKVDRDEVLLDIGYKTEGVIPSRELSIKHDVDPGDVVAVGDQVEALVLTKEDKEGRLILSKKRAQYERAWGDIEKVKEEDGVVTGTVIEVVKGGLILDIGLRGFLPASLVEMRRVRDLAPYIGQQIEAKIIELDKNRNNVVLSRRAWLEQTQSEVRSTFLNKLEKGQVRPGVVSSIVNFGAFVDLGGVDGLVHVSELSWKHIDHPSEVVEVGQEVTVEVLEVDLDRERVSLSLKATQEDPWQTFARTHALGQVVPGKVTKLVPFGAFVRVEDGIEGLVHISELAVRHVELAEQVVSVGDELFVKVIDIDLERRRISLSLKQANEGVDVDSTEFDPALYGMVAEYDEEGNYKYPEGFDSESNEWLEGYESQRAVWEQQYADAQTRWEAHKKQVAEHAAEDAAADNAAEGGESAGTSYSSEPAATEVGAGTLASDEALAALREKLTGN encoded by the coding sequence ATGACCATCACGACCCCCGAGAAGACTAGTACCACTCCCGTTGTTGCAATCAACGACATTGGTACTGCTGAAGAATTCCTCGCCGCAGTAGACGCAACCATCAAGTACTTCAACGACGGCGACCTCGTCGAAGGAATTGTTGTCAAGGTTGACCGCGACGAAGTTCTGCTCGACATCGGTTACAAGACCGAAGGTGTCATCCCCTCCCGTGAGCTGTCCATCAAGCACGACGTTGATCCCGGTGACGTTGTCGCCGTTGGCGATCAGGTCGAAGCCTTGGTCCTCACGAAGGAAGATAAAGAAGGCCGCCTGATCCTCTCCAAGAAGCGCGCTCAGTACGAGCGTGCCTGGGGCGACATCGAAAAGGTCAAGGAAGAAGACGGCGTCGTTACCGGTACCGTCATCGAAGTGGTCAAGGGTGGTCTTATCCTCGACATCGGCCTGCGCGGCTTCCTGCCCGCATCGCTCGTCGAGATGCGCCGTGTGCGCGACCTGGCTCCCTACATCGGTCAGCAGATCGAAGCCAAGATCATCGAGCTGGACAAGAACCGCAACAACGTTGTTCTTTCCCGCCGTGCCTGGCTCGAGCAGACCCAGTCCGAGGTTCGCTCCACGTTCCTCAACAAGCTGGAAAAGGGCCAGGTTCGTCCCGGCGTTGTTTCCTCCATCGTCAACTTCGGTGCATTCGTGGACCTTGGCGGCGTAGACGGTCTCGTTCACGTTTCCGAGCTGTCCTGGAAGCACATCGACCACCCGTCCGAGGTTGTCGAAGTTGGCCAGGAAGTCACCGTCGAGGTTCTCGAAGTGGATCTGGACCGCGAGCGTGTATCGCTCTCGCTCAAGGCTACGCAGGAAGACCCGTGGCAGACCTTCGCCCGCACCCACGCCCTCGGGCAGGTTGTACCGGGTAAGGTCACCAAGCTGGTTCCGTTCGGTGCGTTCGTTCGCGTTGAAGACGGCATCGAAGGCCTCGTTCACATCTCCGAGCTGGCCGTGCGCCACGTTGAGCTGGCCGAGCAGGTTGTCTCCGTTGGTGACGAGCTGTTCGTCAAGGTCATCGACATCGACCTGGAACGCCGCCGCATCTCGCTGTCCCTCAAGCAGGCCAACGAGGGTGTTGACGTCGACTCCACCGAGTTCGATCCCGCACTCTACGGCATGGTTGCTGAGTACGACGAAGAAGGCAACTACAAGTACCCGGAGGGCTTCGATTCCGAGTCCAACGAGTGGCTTGAAGGCTACGAGAGCCAGCGCGCCGTTTGGGAGCAGCAGTACGCTGACGCCCAGACTCGCTGGGAAGCTCACAAGAAGCAGGTTGCCGAGCACGCTGCAGAAGATGCAGCTGCTGACAACGCCGCAGAAGGTGGCGAGTCCGCAGGGACTTCCTACTCCTCTGAGCCTGCTGCAACCGAAGTCGGTGCCGGTACCTTGGCATCTGACGAGGCACTTGCTGCACTGCGCGAAAAGCTGACCGGAAACTAA
- a CDS encoding GNAT family N-acetyltransferase, producing MTAAHETSTRHQRAFPYELRSFPVQFVDGEIPGEVAHWIQAVALGFYGNIPTPEMSKHYVETERVDARVVTGAYLNGVATPAGAWGTDYPVATYAYHRKTLNIGADGLLPVHQITAVTVRPSHRRRGILRAMMSSDLAQAKAAGLSIAALTASEATIYGRFGFGVATHECEVEVAVKGGIAFHNPAAAGHGSVEVADALMILDLHNEVFAQVHDSTYGSIGRHDMYRLTASGRGSYESMEAVKNIRAALHYNEAGVVDGYVTYKPLEDSARSVVEIVDMLAATEEAYLSLWNFLGSLDLIDCIKWNQAPVVDPLEWAMVSKRDYKRIKTEDLLWLRILDVPAALAARPYQQDGAITIDVRDSLGHASGVFRIAVVGGTASVLKVDESETAAGNEPELSLGVAELSSLYLGGVSAQTLVAAGRVHEHHAGAATRFDALFRPAQSPHCLTHF from the coding sequence ATGACCGCAGCACACGAGACATCAACCCGCCACCAGCGGGCATTTCCCTACGAGCTGCGGTCATTTCCTGTCCAGTTCGTGGACGGTGAAATTCCCGGAGAAGTTGCCCACTGGATACAGGCAGTTGCCTTGGGCTTCTACGGCAACATCCCCACGCCGGAAATGTCCAAGCACTATGTAGAGACCGAGCGCGTCGACGCGCGCGTCGTGACGGGGGCCTATCTCAACGGCGTGGCGACCCCAGCTGGCGCATGGGGTACGGACTACCCCGTGGCAACCTACGCCTACCACCGCAAGACCCTCAACATTGGAGCAGATGGGCTGCTTCCGGTCCACCAGATCACGGCGGTGACGGTGCGGCCCAGCCATCGCCGTCGTGGGATATTGCGGGCCATGATGAGCTCCGATCTCGCCCAGGCCAAGGCTGCAGGCCTTTCGATTGCTGCGTTGACGGCTTCCGAAGCCACTATCTACGGCAGGTTTGGCTTTGGTGTGGCCACACACGAATGTGAGGTGGAGGTAGCGGTCAAGGGTGGTATTGCCTTCCACAACCCCGCCGCTGCCGGGCACGGCAGTGTTGAAGTTGCCGATGCGCTGATGATCCTCGACCTGCACAATGAAGTCTTCGCCCAGGTGCACGACTCCACCTACGGCTCGATCGGCCGGCACGACATGTATCGGCTCACGGCCTCCGGCCGGGGTAGCTACGAGTCCATGGAAGCCGTCAAGAACATCCGGGCGGCCCTGCACTACAACGAAGCCGGCGTAGTGGATGGATACGTCACCTACAAGCCCCTGGAGGACAGCGCCCGCTCCGTGGTGGAGATTGTGGACATGCTGGCTGCCACGGAGGAAGCGTACCTCTCGTTGTGGAACTTCCTTGGTTCACTGGATCTTATCGACTGCATCAAGTGGAATCAGGCGCCTGTTGTTGATCCGCTTGAATGGGCCATGGTTTCAAAGCGCGACTACAAGCGAATCAAGACCGAGGATCTCTTGTGGCTGCGCATTCTGGACGTTCCGGCTGCGCTGGCCGCCCGGCCATATCAGCAGGATGGGGCCATCACCATCGATGTTCGCGACTCGTTGGGCCACGCCTCGGGCGTCTTCCGGATCGCCGTTGTGGGTGGTACAGCTTCAGTGCTCAAGGTCGATGAATCTGAGACCGCGGCGGGGAACGAACCCGAACTAAGCCTGGGGGTGGCCGAATTGTCCAGCCTCTATCTTGGCGGGGTCTCCGCGCAGACACTCGTGGCGGCCGGACGCGTGCACGAGCACCACGCCGGTGCCGCAACCCGATTCGATGCCCTCTTCCGCCCAGCTCAAAGCCCGCACTGCCTCACGCACTTCTAG
- the polA gene encoding DNA polymerase I gives MAFRAFYAMPVDKFVTQAGQYTNAVHGFTAMLLTMIRQQKPTHVVVAFDLDTPTFRSLEYTEYKGGRNKTPEEFHGQIDLIIKVMEAMKIPTISVDGFEADDIIATLSTQGEAAGWDVVVVSGDRDAFQLITDKVSVLYPKKGISDIPPMDAAAVEAKYFVPPNRYSDLAALVGETADNLPGVPGVGPKTAAKWINQYGGLEGIFENLDAIGGKVGESLRAHVEDVKRNRRLNHLLRDMELPVPLEDTLLQAPDRDAVEELFDSLEFNQLRKRLFDLFGEEETADAGEVHQVPAHQVVTEAAALEAWLAAATGNVAVDVLAAKVGMGHEATAVALVGKESAVVVDLGAADAALDSAVAAWLVSDAPKVVHEYKEALKALSVRGLSLNGVVDDTSLSGYLIQPDRRSYELDELSQVHLKVGFDAGTASDAGQLDLGLEADAKFGEAVQRAYVALLLSEHFEPLLEERGAAVLLRDLELPLAAVLARMELTGIDISQERLTTLLADFTAAMNAAQQAAYAAIGHEVNLGSPKQLQEVLFEELGLPKTKKIKTGYTTDAASLKSLLEKTGHEFLAQLMAHREASKLKQMVETLKKSVDSDGRIHTTYAQNVAATGRLSSNNPNLQNIPIRSEEGRRVRDIFVVSEGYECLLAADYSQIEMRIMAHLSGDAGLIQAYAEGEDLHRYVGSHVFGVAPEDVTSAMRSKVKAMSYGLAYGLTSFGLSKQLEISVDEARTLVKDYFDRFGGVRDYLRGVVEQARKDGYTSTIEGRRRYLPDLSSSDRQLRELAERIALNSPIQGSAADIIKHAMLGVAAELTAKDLKSRMLLQVHDELILEIWPGELEAVKTLVVEQMGAAADLLVPLEVQVGLGASWNDAGH, from the coding sequence ATGGCTTTCCGCGCTTTTTACGCCATGCCCGTGGACAAGTTTGTGACTCAGGCCGGCCAATACACCAATGCCGTCCATGGTTTTACCGCCATGTTGCTGACCATGATTCGTCAGCAAAAGCCCACACACGTGGTTGTGGCCTTTGACCTGGACACCCCCACGTTCCGCTCCTTGGAGTACACGGAATACAAGGGCGGGCGCAACAAGACGCCCGAGGAGTTCCACGGCCAGATCGATTTGATCATCAAGGTCATGGAAGCGATGAAGATTCCCACCATTTCCGTGGACGGCTTTGAAGCCGATGACATCATCGCCACGCTCTCCACCCAGGGAGAGGCTGCCGGCTGGGATGTGGTGGTGGTTTCCGGTGACCGTGACGCCTTCCAGCTCATCACTGACAAGGTTTCGGTGCTTTACCCCAAGAAGGGCATCTCCGACATTCCGCCCATGGACGCGGCGGCCGTTGAGGCGAAGTACTTTGTGCCGCCCAACCGGTACTCCGATTTGGCGGCCTTGGTCGGAGAAACCGCCGACAACTTGCCCGGTGTTCCGGGTGTGGGACCCAAGACGGCCGCCAAATGGATCAACCAGTATGGCGGTCTTGAAGGGATCTTTGAAAACCTGGACGCCATTGGCGGCAAGGTTGGCGAGTCCCTGCGCGCGCACGTTGAGGACGTCAAGCGCAACCGCCGCCTGAACCACCTGCTGCGCGACATGGAACTCCCGGTACCCCTGGAGGACACCTTGCTGCAGGCGCCCGATCGCGACGCCGTCGAGGAACTCTTCGACTCCCTCGAGTTCAACCAGCTGCGCAAGCGCCTGTTTGACTTGTTTGGCGAAGAAGAAACGGCCGACGCCGGTGAAGTGCACCAGGTGCCCGCCCACCAGGTGGTCACCGAGGCTGCGGCATTGGAAGCCTGGTTGGCGGCGGCAACAGGCAACGTGGCCGTTGACGTGCTTGCCGCGAAGGTTGGCATGGGGCACGAGGCCACCGCGGTGGCGCTGGTAGGCAAGGAGTCCGCCGTCGTCGTTGACCTGGGTGCGGCGGATGCTGCGCTGGATTCAGCCGTGGCTGCCTGGTTAGTCTCTGATGCCCCCAAGGTGGTGCACGAGTACAAGGAGGCGCTCAAGGCGTTGTCCGTCCGCGGGCTGTCGCTCAATGGCGTGGTTGATGACACCTCTCTGTCGGGTTATCTGATCCAGCCTGACCGCCGCAGCTACGAATTGGACGAGCTGAGCCAGGTGCACCTCAAGGTCGGTTTTGATGCTGGAACCGCCTCCGATGCCGGCCAGCTGGACCTTGGCCTTGAAGCTGATGCGAAGTTTGGCGAGGCCGTGCAGCGTGCGTATGTGGCGCTGCTGCTCAGCGAGCACTTCGAGCCGCTCCTCGAGGAACGCGGCGCCGCGGTGTTGCTGCGCGATCTGGAACTGCCGCTGGCTGCGGTGCTAGCCCGCATGGAGCTGACGGGAATTGACATCTCACAGGAGCGGTTGACCACCCTGCTGGCTGATTTTACGGCCGCCATGAACGCCGCGCAGCAAGCCGCTTACGCCGCCATTGGCCACGAGGTCAACCTCGGATCCCCCAAGCAGCTGCAGGAAGTCTTGTTCGAGGAATTGGGGTTGCCCAAAACCAAGAAGATCAAGACCGGATACACCACGGACGCCGCCTCGTTGAAGTCGCTGCTGGAAAAGACCGGGCATGAATTCCTGGCCCAGCTCATGGCGCACCGCGAAGCGTCCAAGCTGAAGCAGATGGTGGAGACGCTCAAGAAGTCGGTTGACTCCGACGGGCGTATCCACACCACCTACGCCCAAAACGTGGCCGCTACCGGGCGGCTGTCCTCGAACAACCCGAACCTGCAGAACATCCCGATCCGCAGCGAAGAAGGCCGCCGGGTGCGTGACATCTTCGTTGTGAGTGAGGGATATGAATGCCTGTTGGCTGCGGATTACTCACAGATCGAAATGCGCATCATGGCCCACCTCTCAGGAGATGCCGGCCTGATTCAGGCATATGCGGAAGGCGAGGATCTACACCGCTATGTTGGCTCCCACGTCTTTGGTGTGGCACCGGAAGACGTCACCTCCGCCATGCGCTCGAAGGTCAAGGCCATGTCCTACGGCTTGGCCTACGGGTTGACAAGCTTTGGCCTGTCCAAGCAATTGGAAATCTCCGTGGATGAGGCCCGCACCCTGGTCAAGGACTATTTTGACCGCTTTGGTGGGGTGCGCGACTACCTGCGCGGCGTCGTCGAACAGGCGCGCAAGGACGGCTACACCTCCACCATTGAGGGCCGACGCCGTTACCTGCCCGACCTCTCCAGCTCCGATCGGCAACTGCGTGAACTAGCCGAGCGCATCGCCTTGAATTCACCCATCCAGGGCTCCGCGGCAGACATTATCAAGCACGCCATGCTCGGTGTAGCGGCAGAACTGACGGCAAAAGACCTCAAGTCACGGATGCTGCTGCAGGTTCATGATGAATTGATCCTGGAAATCTGGCCTGGCGAGCTTGAGGCCGTCAAGACTCTCGTAGTTGAACAAATGGGAGCCGCAGCGGATCTGCTGGTTCCTCTGGAAGTTCAAGTTGGCCTCGGCGCCAGCTGGAACGACGCTGGCCACTGA
- a CDS encoding hotdog fold thioesterase has product MSDKFTLHPKADELIAAGIPAHFHSVLGPHGVGSLVTKMGIVFTHMSVESMVATMPVEGNTQVTGLLHGGAHVVLAETLGSFAAAFHAGAGRKVVGIEINATHHRGASSGLVTGTAVPIHLGRTLTTHEVVMTDEAGRRLSTCRITNMILDR; this is encoded by the coding sequence ATGAGCGATAAATTCACACTGCACCCCAAGGCCGACGAACTCATAGCCGCGGGCATCCCGGCCCACTTCCATTCCGTCTTGGGCCCGCATGGGGTGGGCTCCCTCGTCACCAAGATGGGGATCGTCTTCACCCACATGAGCGTTGAATCCATGGTTGCCACCATGCCGGTGGAGGGAAACACTCAGGTGACGGGCCTGCTGCACGGCGGGGCACATGTGGTTTTAGCCGAAACCCTAGGGTCATTTGCCGCCGCTTTTCATGCCGGAGCCGGCCGGAAAGTTGTAGGTATTGAGATCAATGCCACACATCACCGCGGGGCTTCAAGCGGCCTTGTCACGGGCACGGCCGTGCCGATTCACCTTGGCCGCACGCTCACCACACACGAGGTGGTCATGACGGATGAGGCCGGCCGCCGCCTCTCCACCTGTCGGATTACCAACATGATTCTGGATCGCTGA
- a CDS encoding inorganic phosphate transporter produces MDLTFMVVLVIALALFFDFTNGFHDTANAMATPIATGAIKPKTAVALAAILNLVGAFLSTEVAKTISGGIINEGGPNGVAITPEMIFAGLMGAVLWNLLTWLLGLPSSSSHALFGGLIGAAVVGTWSFGAINFMVVVSKVLLPAVLAPTIAGLVAFLCTKLAYSITRRSDPDSGDKRTQKRGGFRRGQVFSSSLVALAHGTNDAQKTMGVITLVLVASGMQTAGTGPHIWVITACAIAIAGGTYVGGWRIIRTLGSGLTDVKPAQGFAAETSTAAAILASSHLGFALSTTHVASGSVIGSGLGRKGSTVRWGAIGKIGIAWLLTLPAAAIVGGLAAAIIHTGFVGVVIVAVLGLGAILFMFFMSQREVVDHSNALSDVDAVGEAVHIPNKKEREKLAAKARAAQKVAEKAAKRAAETDAARALAQSALDHADTAVLKAMTKAAEDAQAPKVKMVKVKPRENANVTEASNDTAAPSNTVPTNTETEK; encoded by the coding sequence GTGGATCTCACCTTTATGGTCGTGCTTGTTATAGCGCTGGCCCTCTTCTTTGACTTTACGAATGGCTTTCACGACACAGCCAATGCGATGGCAACGCCCATCGCCACGGGGGCGATCAAGCCCAAGACGGCCGTCGCCCTTGCTGCAATCTTGAACCTTGTGGGAGCTTTCCTTTCGACCGAGGTGGCCAAAACTATCTCCGGCGGCATCATCAATGAGGGCGGGCCCAACGGTGTCGCCATCACGCCGGAGATGATCTTCGCCGGCCTCATGGGCGCCGTGCTGTGGAACCTGCTGACCTGGCTGTTGGGGCTTCCTTCCAGTTCGTCCCACGCACTCTTTGGCGGGTTGATCGGTGCAGCCGTTGTGGGCACCTGGTCCTTTGGTGCCATCAATTTCATGGTGGTTGTCTCCAAGGTCCTGTTGCCAGCCGTTTTGGCGCCGACCATTGCCGGACTGGTCGCGTTCCTGTGCACCAAGCTTGCCTACAGCATCACGCGCCGATCCGATCCGGATTCCGGAGACAAGCGGACCCAGAAGCGCGGTGGCTTCCGCCGCGGCCAGGTCTTCAGCTCCTCGCTGGTGGCGCTTGCCCACGGCACGAATGACGCCCAGAAGACCATGGGTGTCATCACCCTGGTTCTGGTGGCCTCAGGCATGCAGACCGCTGGAACGGGTCCGCACATTTGGGTTATCACTGCATGTGCAATTGCAATCGCCGGTGGTACGTACGTTGGCGGTTGGCGGATCATCCGTACGCTCGGATCCGGACTCACCGACGTGAAGCCCGCCCAGGGATTCGCCGCAGAAACCAGCACCGCCGCCGCCATCCTGGCCTCCAGCCACCTTGGCTTTGCCTTGTCCACCACGCATGTGGCCTCGGGCTCGGTCATCGGCTCGGGATTGGGGCGCAAGGGTTCAACCGTCCGCTGGGGAGCCATTGGAAAGATCGGCATTGCCTGGCTGTTGACACTGCCAGCCGCCGCAATTGTGGGCGGGCTCGCAGCCGCGATCATTCACACCGGATTTGTGGGTGTTGTGATTGTGGCCGTGCTGGGGCTTGGTGCCATCCTCTTCATGTTCTTCATGTCCCAGCGCGAAGTGGTGGATCACAGCAACGCACTTAGTGACGTTGACGCCGTGGGTGAAGCCGTGCACATTCCCAACAAGAAGGAGCGGGAAAAGTTGGCGGCCAAGGCCCGCGCCGCACAGAAGGTTGCTGAAAAGGCTGCCAAGCGTGCTGCTGAAACCGACGCCGCCCGTGCCCTGGCCCAGAGCGCTTTGGACCATGCCGACACCGCCGTGCTCAAGGCCATGACCAAGGCCGCCGAAGACGCTCAGGCGCCCAAGGTGAAGATGGTGAAGGTGAAGCCTAGGGAAAACGCGAACGTCACTGAAGCCTCAAACGACACGGCTGCCCCCAGCAACACTGTCCCTACCAACACTGAGACGGAGAAGTAA
- a CDS encoding pirin family protein: MSNVEDSPQELFCPSNPAASEDGAEVLEPRLVPLGGPRAMTVRRTLPQRSRSLIGAWCFIDHYGPEDVSTAAGMAVPPHPHTGLQTISWLFTGEIKHADSAGNHAMVLPGQLNLMTAGRGISHSEYSTAATSILHGVQLWAALPDHVRFTDPGFEHYTPTPVQLAGATASVFMGTVAGESSPVTTFTSMVGAEITLDAETRLTLDLSPGFEHGFLVDSGSLKVAGTPVAATELAYLGTGRAQVELQAGAEPVRLLLIGGEPLNESIVMWWNFVGRSHEEIVSFRAAWQSAIGLEGATLQEDNPFSLPKDQVDAPLPAPALPTVTLRPRTSPSRG, translated from the coding sequence ATGAGCAACGTTGAAGACAGCCCGCAGGAACTCTTCTGCCCCAGCAACCCGGCCGCCTCAGAAGATGGAGCAGAAGTCCTTGAACCCCGCCTCGTGCCCCTCGGCGGCCCGCGGGCCATGACAGTGCGGCGAACTTTACCTCAGCGCAGCCGCTCCTTGATCGGCGCCTGGTGCTTCATTGACCACTACGGACCCGAAGACGTGAGCACCGCGGCGGGCATGGCCGTACCTCCGCATCCACACACCGGGCTGCAGACCATTAGCTGGCTCTTCACCGGCGAAATTAAGCACGCGGACAGTGCCGGAAATCACGCCATGGTTCTCCCCGGCCAGCTCAATCTCATGACAGCCGGGCGCGGCATCAGCCACTCCGAGTACTCCACGGCCGCCACGAGCATCCTTCACGGTGTCCAGCTATGGGCCGCACTGCCGGACCACGTCCGCTTCACGGACCCCGGTTTTGAGCATTACACTCCTACGCCCGTCCAACTCGCGGGCGCCACGGCGAGTGTGTTTATGGGGACTGTTGCCGGCGAAAGCTCCCCCGTCACGACATTTACATCCATGGTGGGCGCCGAGATCACGCTCGACGCCGAAACAAGGCTGACCTTGGACCTCTCCCCCGGTTTTGAACATGGATTCCTCGTGGATTCTGGCTCCCTGAAGGTGGCCGGCACGCCCGTGGCTGCTACGGAACTTGCGTACCTTGGCACGGGCCGCGCCCAGGTTGAGTTGCAAGCCGGAGCGGAACCCGTGCGCCTGCTGTTGATTGGCGGAGAGCCGCTCAACGAGTCCATAGTCATGTGGTGGAATTTTGTGGGGCGCAGCCACGAGGAGATTGTCTCCTTCCGCGCCGCATGGCAAAGCGCCATTGGCCTTGAAGGAGCAACACTCCAGGAAGACAATCCGTTCAGCCTCCCAAAGGATCAAGTGGACGCGCCCCTGCCCGCGCCAGCATTGCCCACTGTCACCTTGCGGCCGCGGACTAGTCCTTCGCGAGGTTAG